In Pseudohongiella acticola, the sequence ACCGGATTGACCGGATTCACCCGGTCGGGATCGCCGCCTTTCTTCGCCACAGCGTCGCGCATCGCAGCCAGGTCAACTACCGCAGGAACACCAGTAAAGTCCTGCATCAGCACTCGCGCTGGCATAAAGGCAATTTCGTGATCAGATGAACGGGTCTTGGGCCATGCCAACAGCGTTTTTATGTCATTTTCAGTGGCAAAGCCCTGATCGACATGGCGCAACAGGTTCTCCAGCAGTATCTTCAGCGTCACCGGCAACTGCTCAACACTGCCGTAGCCGGCTTCCGTTAGTGCCGGCAGGCTAAAGTACTCAAAAGACTTCTGACCTATCGAAAGGTTTCTGCGGGTATCAGCCATGGATTTGTCTTTGGTCATGCGACTTCCTCCTTAAGATCCGAAAGCGGTCCGCCATACGTATCACGCACAAGGGGATAGAAGGCAGTATACCCTACAGCTTAGAATCAGGCGAACTGGTGCCAACTGGTTTGTAGCGCCAAATCACGGTAAGCTGTTCAGTTCGGAACGGGCTCAATGTTAGTCTTTTTGGTCAGCGTAAACCTGCTGCCACGAGTACCAGAATACAGAGAAACCCCAGGATACACAGCCGCAGTGCTTCATATATAGCCACAGAGCTTCGAGAAAGGTTTTGAACAAAGCAGTAATCAATGTAGTCACCAGTCTTGCGCCCGGGGCCGCGACCATCGCTCTGCTCTGCATCGCCCTGTTTGCAGGCATCGCCCGTGCGCAGTCGGCAGCCCCCAATGTCGTGGTCAGCGGCGCCGATGAGACCCTCACCAACAATATTCGCGTTCATGTCGGCTCTCCCGAGGCACGCTGTGACAGCGGTCAACGCCGGCTCAACAGGCTGCTGCCAACCATACGCCGCGATGTAGAGCGGGCTGCGCAGGCGCTGGGGTATTACCGTGCCAGTCACGATATCAACATAACACCCGCCGCTGGTCCCGGCACCGGCGAAACCAATCCTGACCAATGCTGGACAGTCGTCATCAACGTCGAGCCCGGCGAGCCTGTGCGAATAGGCGATATCGATATCACCTTCAGTGATCAGCGATTTAATGACCTGTTCTCCGACGTTGTGGAGGAAGTGGGCATCCAAAGTGGTCAACGGCTTGTGCACAGCGACTACGAACAATTGAAATCGCGCCTGAGCGCCGAGGCCATCGACAATGGCTTCTTCTCGGCGCGCTTCACACGCGCGCAACTGGCGATTGATCTGCCGCGTAACCGGGCCGATATCGATCTGGCGTTTGATCCGGGTGAGCGTTTTCGTTTTGGCCGTATTCGCATCAGCCCACTGGACGGCCTGTCCAGCTCCTTCGTGTCTCGATTTCTGACCTTTGAAGAAGGCAGCAATTACTCCAGTGATGCTCTGATTGAGCTGCGCGATAACCTGAACGACAGTCAGTATTTTAGCGAAATTGCCGTCACCCCTCAGTTGTCACAGGCGGTAGACGACAGGGTACCGGTCACCATTGATCTGCAGACCCGTGCGCGACGCTCATATTCTGCAGGTGTTGGCGTAAGTACCGACATCGGTCCCCGTTTAAGGCTGGAATACGAAGACCGTTTTATTAACAGACGTGGTCATCGTCTCAATGCGGAACTAGGCATATCTACCCAGCAACAGGACCCCAGCATCAGTTATGTCATACCGCTGAAAGACCCGGTCAATGACAGCCTGCGCCTGTCCAGTGGCTTCCAGCGTCTGGAAACCGACACCTATATCACCAATACCTACCGGGCCGGCGTCACCTGGCGATCGGTGGTGTGGGACAACTGGGTACAGAATGTCTTTGTTAACTACCAGACTGAACGCTCAGAACTGACCGAGGTTGAGGCGAGTACCGGTGAAGACCGACAGCAGGTCAATTCCACCATCACCGGCATCAATTGGGCGCGGACCCGTGCCGACGATCCCATTTATCCGACACAGGGCTGGCGCCTTTTCGGCCAGATCAGCGGTGCTGAGGAAAACCTGCTGTCCGATATAACGTTTGCCCAGCTTTACGGCAGCGCCAAACTGATTCACAGCATCGGGCCCGGTCGTGTCCTGCTCCGTGGTGAGGCCGCCACAACCATTGCCGACGAGGTACTTGAGCTGCCGCTGTCTGTACGATTTTTTGCCGGCGGTGATAAAAGTGTTCGCGGCTATCAATTTGGCGAACTCGGTGCCACCAACAGTGACGGCGATGTCGTCGGCGGCAAACACCTGTTGGTCGGCAGCGTCGAATATGACATCCCTGTGGTCGCAGGCTGGCATGCGGCGGTATTTTACGACACAGGTAACTCATTTGCCGATTTCGATGATATGAAACTTAAAGACAGTGTGGGTGTTGGCGCACGCTGGCGATCGCCTATTGGTCCGATTCGTGTCGACGTCGCACGCAGCCTGGATGATGGTGGCTTTCGCCTGCACATCACCATGGGGCCGGATCTATGACAACCAGCCAGGACACATCGACGCACGAGCAATCGCCGCGACGCGCCCTGCGCTGGCTGCTAACCGGCCTGGCAGGCATTTCCCTGCTGGTGTTGATTACCCTTAGCGCGATCAGTGCAGCACTGGGCACACACAGCGGCAGCCAATGGCTGCTGGCACAGGCAACCGGCCTGGTGCCCGATTTTCGTTACGAAAACGCCGAAGGCACTTTCCTGCGCGGCATCGACCTGTATGGAGTCAGCTATCGCAGCGGCGACAACCTGGTACGTGTCGAGCAACTGCATAGCCGCTGGAACCCAATGACACTAATGGACGGTGAGTTCCATCTGCAATCGCTACGCATAGCTGGCGTTCAGGTGGACTGGCACAGTGATCCCGATGCGCCGGCAGGACCTCCCCTGGTTCTGGACGATGTGCTCGAACCGATACTGCCGCTGCCAATCTCAGTGCGCCTGTCCAATGCCCGCCTGGATGGCGCGACAATAAACTACGACGATTTCAGCTACACCATCAGCTCGCTGGGGTTAAATGTGTCGTTGCAGGGTCACACGCTAAATATTCAGCAACTGTCTCTGGATGCCGAGCCCGTTACCCTGACGGCGGAGCTTGAAGTAGAACTGCAATCACCTTATGCGCTGAACGGCACCGTCGACTGGCAGCTGGATAACAGCCTGCTGGAAGGCACCGCTGCGCCGAACGGGCATCTGTCAGTTGACGGTGATCTGGACCGGTTGCAGATTGAGCATGAACTGTCAGGACTGACCGATGCCGAATCCCGCGGTGAAGTCCAGCTTGGACTGGCCCGTCTGCTCAATGCCCGCAGTGATTCGCTCGACCTGCAAGTCGATCTGGAACACACACTGGGCACTCAGACGCTGCCCGGTCCGGGCATGGAAGCGTTTACAGTACAGGCGTTAACGCTGCGTACCCAGGGTACACCCGACGACCTGGGACTTTTTGCCGCAGCCCGTCTGGACATCGAACTGGCTGAGGACTTTGTTCTGGAGACAGACCTGAACCTGCGTGCAGCATTACGCGGCAGTCAGTTACAAATTGACGAACTGGCCATGCGCACTGCCAGCGGGCTGCTGGCATTGGTGGGCGATGTGAACTGGAGTGACGGTATCGCAGTCGATTTGAACTATGAATTGGACGAACCCGCGCCGGGCAACTATATTCCTGGATTACCAGAGAGCATGGTGATCCAGGACCTGAGGTCCAACGGCCAGGTCACATTCACGCAGGCGGCTGCCAGCGCCTCAGGCGAAGCCGGGCAAATGGCTCTGGCCTTCAATAGCGATGATCTGCGAGCCACGGTCAATGATTATCCACTGACTGGAAGCGCTGGCTTCGATTATGACGGCGCTAACTGGACGGTTGATTCGTTTGCCCTGCAAACCGGCGAAAATCAACTGACGCTGACCGCCTCGCTCAATGCCGACAACCAGATCAATGCTGACGCCACAATTGATGCCCCCACGCTGAGCGTTCTGTATCCGGACCTGGAGGGACGCCTTCGCGCAGATGCAATCGTTACCGGCACACTCAATGAGCCCGCGATTGATCTCGACCTGATTGCCAATAACATCGTATTTGGCGAATTCAGCATTCCAGAACTCAACATGACTGGCCAGAATCGCGGCGGCATGAATGAAATCGAACTGACCACCGGTAACATCCAGGTACCCGTGGGCGAAAACACGGAAACCATTAGCGACGTACTTCTGCGCCTGCGTGGCCAGCCCGACGCTCACAACCTTCTGCTCAGAATGAACAGCTCTCTGGTAAATCTGCGCCTCAATGCTGACGGCAGTCTTGCCAATGGGGGCTGGCAGGGCCGCCTGCTGAGCAGTGAAATAGATTCTGATTACGGCCTGTGGCAACAGACCCAGGCAGCCGAACTGGCGCTGGCCGCCGACCAGGTCACGCTCAATCCGTTGTGTTGGAGTATGGGCGATACCCGTGTCTGCATTGAGGCCGGGCTGAGCGAAGGCTCGCAACTTGATGCTCGCATCGATCTGCAGAACTACCCGCTGACGGCATTGAATCATGTGCAGTCGGAACAGAATATTGCCAACCTCACCGACTCAGACTTCCACGCCGACAACAACGCCACCGCCGACGTTCGGTTACCCTTTACGTTGCCGCCCGACATGGCACTTCAGGGCTACCTGTCACTGCAGGCAACCGCGGCCGGTGATATTTCGGACCTCAACGGTCTCGACATCAGCGTTCAGACTCTCAGCGAAAATGGCAATCTTTACCTGCAATCTGAACCGTCAGCCGATGACATCGTGGAAGGAGAATTGCCCGAACCCGCGATCACGCATTTTGTCTGGTCCAATATTTCTCTGGACGCTACCCAACAGGCCCGCGAATGGCAACTAAGCAGTCAGCTGCGTTTTGTACAGAATGACCCAGACAGCACCGCTGCGGCAATGCGTGGCTCGGCAGATGCCAATATCCGCATGACTGAAAGCCGCGGGCTAAACGGTAATGTTCGTCTCGACTTTGATGATCTGGGCTGGGTTGAAGCACTGGCGCCACAGCTGGCCAACGTGACCGGCACTCTGGAAGGGCGCCTCAATGTCGACGGCACGCTCGAACAACCCATTATTGGCAGTGACATCCTGTTGAGTGGTGCCGATTTCCAGTTGCCGGCACTGGGGCTGAACATGCAGTCCGTTGAAATTTCGCTGAGCAGCGACAATTCCGAAAGATTTGTACTCAACGGGTATGCCGAATCCGGTAGTGGCTCAATGGAATTCAACAGCGAAATCCTGCAACCGCTCAGTGAAGAACGCCGCATGACCCTGCAACTGGCGGGCAGCGATTTTGTTGTCGCCGATCTGCCTGAGCTTTCAGCAGCAATCAGTCCCGACCTGCGCGCGACGGCCAGCATGGAAGGCATTGACGTAAATGGTCGTTTGTTGATCCCCACCGTCGACGCCCGAATCACCACGCTTCCGGAAAGTGCTGTCGATGTTTCCAGTGACACCGTGATCGTAGCAACCGAAGAAGACAGTGACGTTCGCAACGCGGCGCAGGTCAATCGCGGCATACTTTCCGATATTCCGCTTTCAGGCAATATCCAGCTAATTCTGGGCGACTCGGTCAATATTTCAGGATTCGGCCTCAATGCCCGCCTCACCGGGCAGCTTGATATCGATCAACGCCCCAGCGCCACACCACTGACCTATGGTGAGCTGGAGGTAGCAGACGGCAGCTTCGAGATATACGGTCGTACGCTCAACATAGAGCGCGGTAAGCTGTTGTTCATGGGAAGCTATGACAACCCTGCCATTGACATCCGTGCCGTGCGAACCGTGGAGAACATGCGGGTGGGTGTACAAATGAACGGCACCATTCGCAATATCCGCAGCAGCCTGTTCTCAACACCAGCGCTGCCCGATGGCGATATTCTTGCCGTCATGATCACGGGCCGTCCGATCGCCGAAATCGGGTCTGAACAGGAAGGCAACGCGCTGGTGGGCGCAGTTACATCACTGGGTATCAATCAGGGTCAAGGCATCACCAATCAGATACAAAGCCAGCTTGGCCTGGATACGTTTGCCATTAATAGCCGAGGTGATGTTAACGACAGCAGCCTGATGCTGGGCAAGTATATTACGCCGCGGATTTTCATTCGCTATGCGGTCGGCCTGTTTGAAACCGAAAACAGTCTGGAGATCGACTACACTGTCAATGATCGGGTCAAGCTGCAGGCGACTTCCGGACAAAGCCAGAGCATAGACCTGACGTATACAGTGGAACAGTAATCGACGTTGGCGTTACAGTAGCGCGCGCTCAGCCGGCGCTTCTGCTAACGGAGTAACGTCAACCGCCACGGTGAGTTTATGCTCTCCCCCACCGCTCATGACGCCTTTTAACGGCGTCACATCAGAAAAGTCACGCCCCCAGCCGAGGACAATGTAGCGTTCGTCGGGCACACAGCCATTGGTGGGATCAACTTCCTGCCACCCCCAGCCGGGAATAAAAACCGCAACCCAGGCATGCGTGGCATCAGCACCCAGCAGTTTCTCCTGCCCGGGTGGTGGCGATGTTTCCATGTAACCGCTGACGTAACGTGCAGCCAGCCCCATGGAGCGCAGACAGCCTATCAGCAGGTGTGCAAAATCCTGACAGACACCTCGCCTGCTCTCCAGCACTTCGGACAGCGGCGTTGCCAGTGTTGTCGAATCTTCATCGTAACTGAATTCGTCAAAAATGCGCCGGTTCAGCTCAAGCAGGGCATCAAGCAACAATCTGCCGCGCGCAAAACTAGGTCTGGCATAGTCCAGCAACGCCGGTTGCTGCGAGACAAAAGGCGAGTCCAGACCATATAACCTGGCTGCAATACTGTCCCTGTTGCCATACCCTGGCGCACAGCTCATTTCTGCCGCTGCGTCTTCCCACGAGGTACCGGAGAAAATATCCTGGGCTGGCCTCGGCAGGGTTTCAACCTCGCTGGTAACGACAACCTCAAGGCTGTTGTGGACCACCTCAATAGCAAAATACGCTACCCGATTACCAAAAAAATCCTGACGTTCAGTCAATCCGACAGGATTCGGACTAATCGTCAGTTGTGTATTATTACAGGTCTGCCAGGGCAGTTGACGCGGCAGAATTCGCGCCTCATTGTGACTGAGAGTGGCCGGCCCACTGTACTCATAACGCGTCAGATGTCTTAACTTATATCTCATTTGTTGGTCAGCTCCATGGTGACCAGTTGCCGGGACGCTTCGACATGGCTGAAATGACTGTGTGAAACCGCATTGGATAATTCGGCCATAGGCTCAATCAACTCATCCAGCAGAGCCATCAGAATGTCACGCGCTTCGGCCGAATGCTCAATATCAGCAAGGCTGTCAATATCGACCAGATGCAGAGTACTGGTCGCCTGAATGATCAGCCGGTTCTCCAGATTTCGATAGGAACTGCTCTCCGCCATTGCCGGTAAACGTGCCACCTGCCGTCCCAGTCGCTTGAGCATATACCCGACAGAACGTGGATTGGTCTCATCAAACAGCAACAAGTCCAGAATGGCTGAGGGGTGCAATTGTGAACGATAACGCCGACGGTAGACGGTGAAGTTGTCGGTAGTCGCCAGAACCACTTCCCACAATGGGATACCCGGCTGATTGGCGGTCAATAAAGCCAGTTTCAGTAGTTGCAATGTGCCCAGCACGCGCTCGATAAAACGACCAATATCCAGAAAACGCCATCCATAGTGATGAGGCATGGTTTCGTTGCACAACCCGAAAAAGGCGGCCAAATCAACCACAACCGCTTCCAGCAGCCGCTGCCCCGTTACCACGCCCTTGGTGCGGGCGATGGCGTTGCAACGCTGGCGAATACTGCTGACTGAACGCCAGGCGTCGTCGCCCAGATGATCGCGCACCGCACGGCTATTGCGCACAAATTGACTGAATGCCATTGGTAATCCGTCGGGCGCCTGATCCGATAACAAAGTCAACAACCGGTCACGCGCCAGCAGGTACGCTGGTGAGAAACGTGGATGCTCCCCCATGGCGGCCAGCTCTTCCTCAAGCTCATCTTCGTCCGGCGCCACGCCCAGCGCTGTCAGCAGATCCGGCAGCAGCGTCACCACCGCTTCCTGGGGACTTTCCTGCAACAGACGACCAAGCGCCTCACGCAGCAGGCGCGCCCTGATGTCCATACGCTCACCATAGCGCCCCATCCAGAACAGGCTCTCGGCGACCCGACAGGGCAGATCCTTGCCATCCCGGGTGACCAGTATCGGTCCCTGCGCCTGCCGTAACATGCTGACATGTGGTTGCGGTGCCGACGCCAGTACCCAGATATCCTTGACCACGCGACTTTTCATCATCGCAGTACCGGGTTCACCGACCCAGGCCAGGCCACCGGGCATGATCCGGAAGGCATGCTCTCTGACCGGTTTATGGATGTCTTCAGCTTCGATAGAGGAGAAGAAACGTAGGGTTGCTGTCTGTCGCTCAACTGTCTTGCTGGACGGATCGAAGCCCGGCGTGACAGCGGCCTGCAGAGGTTTCTGAGCAGTGAAAAGATGCGGTCGCAATTGCAGGTCGGAACGCAACGCCGCCACAGACTCCAGCCCCATCTGGTCAACATGAAAAACCTTGCCCGGCCGTGTGATATCGCGCAGCACCCATTCATCCATCGCGGCACGAACCAGATCAAGCGAAGACTGGTCGCCGCACCATAGTGCCTCACGCCCACGCAGCATCAGCGATTCTCCCAGCAGCCGCTGACACAGCGCGGGCAGAAACGCCGCCAACGCCGGATGTTCCAGCACGCCCGCACCCAGAGCGTTTACAATATGTACTTGACCGCTGCGTGCAGCCTGCATCAAACCCGGTACACCCAGCAGTGAGTCGGGGCGCAGTTCCAGCGGGTCGCACCAGGGGTCATTGATCTGGCGCATGATCACATCCACCTGATGCAGACCACCCAGCGTACGCACCGCAACCTGGCCGTCTCGCACAACCAGATCATCGCCTTCGACCAGCGGAAAATTCATGTAGTTGGCGAGCCAGGCGTGCTCAAAATAACCCGGGCTGCCCGGTCCCGGCGTCCACAACACTATGTTGGGCTCCTGACGTTGCGTGCTGGCAAGACTGGCCAGGCAGCGGTGCTGCGCCTGCAGAAAACCCGCCAATCGCTTGATCGGTGCATCGCGATAGAGACCCGGCAATGCTCTTGCCAGGGTGATCCGGTTTTCCAGTGCATATCCGACTCCGGCCGGCGACTGGGTCCAGTCCGCCAATACCTGCCATTGCCCGTCATTGTCGCGAATGACATCAGTTCCATGAAAAATCAGCAGCGGTCGACCGACCTGTGACGGCGAATCGACAGCGGAAAACAGAAATCCGGGATGGGTGTAGACCAGTTCGGGGGGCAACAGACCTTCATTGATAACTTTGCGCTCGCCA encodes:
- a CDS encoding autotransporter assembly complex protein TamA, yielding MNKAVINVVTSLAPGAATIALLCIALFAGIARAQSAAPNVVVSGADETLTNNIRVHVGSPEARCDSGQRRLNRLLPTIRRDVERAAQALGYYRASHDINITPAAGPGTGETNPDQCWTVVINVEPGEPVRIGDIDITFSDQRFNDLFSDVVEEVGIQSGQRLVHSDYEQLKSRLSAEAIDNGFFSARFTRAQLAIDLPRNRADIDLAFDPGERFRFGRIRISPLDGLSSSFVSRFLTFEEGSNYSSDALIELRDNLNDSQYFSEIAVTPQLSQAVDDRVPVTIDLQTRARRSYSAGVGVSTDIGPRLRLEYEDRFINRRGHRLNAELGISTQQQDPSISYVIPLKDPVNDSLRLSSGFQRLETDTYITNTYRAGVTWRSVVWDNWVQNVFVNYQTERSELTEVEASTGEDRQQVNSTITGINWARTRADDPIYPTQGWRLFGQISGAEENLLSDITFAQLYGSAKLIHSIGPGRVLLRGEAATTIADEVLELPLSVRFFAGGDKSVRGYQFGELGATNSDGDVVGGKHLLVGSVEYDIPVVAGWHAAVFYDTGNSFADFDDMKLKDSVGVGARWRSPIGPIRVDVARSLDDGGFRLHITMGPDL
- a CDS encoding translocation/assembly module TamB domain-containing protein; translated protein: MTTSQDTSTHEQSPRRALRWLLTGLAGISLLVLITLSAISAALGTHSGSQWLLAQATGLVPDFRYENAEGTFLRGIDLYGVSYRSGDNLVRVEQLHSRWNPMTLMDGEFHLQSLRIAGVQVDWHSDPDAPAGPPLVLDDVLEPILPLPISVRLSNARLDGATINYDDFSYTISSLGLNVSLQGHTLNIQQLSLDAEPVTLTAELEVELQSPYALNGTVDWQLDNSLLEGTAAPNGHLSVDGDLDRLQIEHELSGLTDAESRGEVQLGLARLLNARSDSLDLQVDLEHTLGTQTLPGPGMEAFTVQALTLRTQGTPDDLGLFAAARLDIELAEDFVLETDLNLRAALRGSQLQIDELAMRTASGLLALVGDVNWSDGIAVDLNYELDEPAPGNYIPGLPESMVIQDLRSNGQVTFTQAAASASGEAGQMALAFNSDDLRATVNDYPLTGSAGFDYDGANWTVDSFALQTGENQLTLTASLNADNQINADATIDAPTLSVLYPDLEGRLRADAIVTGTLNEPAIDLDLIANNIVFGEFSIPELNMTGQNRGGMNEIELTTGNIQVPVGENTETISDVLLRLRGQPDAHNLLLRMNSSLVNLRLNADGSLANGGWQGRLLSSEIDSDYGLWQQTQAAELALAADQVTLNPLCWSMGDTRVCIEAGLSEGSQLDARIDLQNYPLTALNHVQSEQNIANLTDSDFHADNNATADVRLPFTLPPDMALQGYLSLQATAAGDISDLNGLDISVQTLSENGNLYLQSEPSADDIVEGELPEPAITHFVWSNISLDATQQAREWQLSSQLRFVQNDPDSTAAAMRGSADANIRMTESRGLNGNVRLDFDDLGWVEALAPQLANVTGTLEGRLNVDGTLEQPIIGSDILLSGADFQLPALGLNMQSVEISLSSDNSERFVLNGYAESGSGSMEFNSEILQPLSEERRMTLQLAGSDFVVADLPELSAAISPDLRATASMEGIDVNGRLLIPTVDARITTLPESAVDVSSDTVIVATEEDSDVRNAAQVNRGILSDIPLSGNIQLILGDSVNISGFGLNARLTGQLDIDQRPSATPLTYGELEVADGSFEIYGRTLNIERGKLLFMGSYDNPAIDIRAVRTVENMRVGVQMNGTIRNIRSSLFSTPALPDGDILAVMITGRPIAEIGSEQEGNALVGAVTSLGINQGQGITNQIQSQLGLDTFAINSRGDVNDSSLMLGKYITPRIFIRYAVGLFETENSLEIDYTVNDRVKLQATSGQSQSIDLTYTVEQ
- a CDS encoding transglutaminase family protein, whose product is MRYKLRHLTRYEYSGPATLSHNEARILPRQLPWQTCNNTQLTISPNPVGLTERQDFFGNRVAYFAIEVVHNSLEVVVTSEVETLPRPAQDIFSGTSWEDAAAEMSCAPGYGNRDSIAARLYGLDSPFVSQQPALLDYARPSFARGRLLLDALLELNRRIFDEFSYDEDSTTLATPLSEVLESRRGVCQDFAHLLIGCLRSMGLAARYVSGYMETSPPPGQEKLLGADATHAWVAVFIPGWGWQEVDPTNGCVPDERYIVLGWGRDFSDVTPLKGVMSGGGEHKLTVAVDVTPLAEAPAERALL
- a CDS encoding circularly permuted type 2 ATP-grasp protein; its protein translation is MQPSGINDPALNDLLNDYPGHDGQDELLSPNQQPRAHWQALLAEFSAMGPDTLSARSEEAQSLLHENGVTFNPYEDDPGQLRSWRLDCLPYVISVDDWSYLECGLRQRSRLLAMLLDDLYGERKVINEGLLPPELVYTHPGFLFSAVDSPSQVGRPLLIFHGTDVIRDNDGQWQVLADWTQSPAGVGYALENRITLARALPGLYRDAPIKRLAGFLQAQHRCLASLASTQRQEPNIVLWTPGPGSPGYFEHAWLANYMNFPLVEGDDLVVRDGQVAVRTLGGLHQVDVIMRQINDPWCDPLELRPDSLLGVPGLMQAARSGQVHIVNALGAGVLEHPALAAFLPALCQRLLGESLMLRGREALWCGDQSSLDLVRAAMDEWVLRDITRPGKVFHVDQMGLESVAALRSDLQLRPHLFTAQKPLQAAVTPGFDPSSKTVERQTATLRFFSSIEAEDIHKPVREHAFRIMPGGLAWVGEPGTAMMKSRVVKDIWVLASAPQPHVSMLRQAQGPILVTRDGKDLPCRVAESLFWMGRYGERMDIRARLLREALGRLLQESPQEAVVTLLPDLLTALGVAPDEDELEEELAAMGEHPRFSPAYLLARDRLLTLLSDQAPDGLPMAFSQFVRNSRAVRDHLGDDAWRSVSSIRQRCNAIARTKGVVTGQRLLEAVVVDLAAFFGLCNETMPHHYGWRFLDIGRFIERVLGTLQLLKLALLTANQPGIPLWEVVLATTDNFTVYRRRYRSQLHPSAILDLLLFDETNPRSVGYMLKRLGRQVARLPAMAESSSYRNLENRLIIQATSTLHLVDIDSLADIEHSAEARDILMALLDELIEPMAELSNAVSHSHFSHVEASRQLVTMELTNK